Within Solirubrobacterales bacterium, the genomic segment GAGGGGCAGGAAGGGAAACAGGTTGATCAGGCCGAGCGAGAGGCTGATCAGGGCAATCAGGGTGAAGGCCTGGCGGGCCCCGATGTTGATCGCCTGCCGCGTCACCTCGTAGCTTCCGGCGACGCCGGACAGCTCCTTGCGCTGGTCGGCCTCGTACAGGTGGAACATCGTCGAGACCGTCTTCGAGGTGACGAACCACATGAAGTCAAGGGCCTTGCCGGCTGCTTCGGCCGCTCCCGGGGAGGCCGGTTCGAGTCCGAAAGCGAACCCCAGCCGGGCCCGTCCTGCCTCGGCGTCGTACACCGGGGTGATCGCGAGCTCGATCGGCTGTCCGTCCCGCAGTACGTCGACCCGAACCGGCCGGGCGGCACTGCAGCCGTCGGTCTGTCGTCCGGGGCAGCGATGCTCCGCGATCTCAGCCGAGGTCGTTTCGGGGTCCCCGGTCACGCCGTCGACCGCGACGATCCGGTCACCGGGAAGCAGCTTGCCTGCGGCGGGTGACTCGGGCTCCACCCTTTCCACGGTCGAGCTGACCTGCTGGACCCCGAGTGCGAGCACAAAGAGGATCAGGAACGCGATGGCGATGTTGACGGCGGGTCCGGCCCCGATCACCACGATCCGCTTCCAGACCGGCTGGCGGTAGTAACCCCGCTCGGCGATCTCCGGCGGAAGCTCCTCATCCGGATTCATCCCGGTGATTTTCACGAAGCCCCCCAGGGGCAGGGCGCCGACTCCGTACTCGGTCTCGCCTCTCTTCACGGCGGCAATCTTCGGCGGAAAGAAGAGATAGAACTTCTCGACCCGCATCCCGACCGCCTTGGCGGCGACGAAATGACCGGCCTCGTGCAGGATGATC encodes:
- a CDS encoding site-2 protease family protein — its product is MSFLLAFLAFSALIILHEAGHFVAAKAVGMRVEKFYLFFPPKIAAVKRGETEYGVGALPLGGFVKITGMNPDEELPPEIAERGYYRQPVWKRIVVIGAGPAVNIAIAFLILFVLALGVQQVSSTVERVEPESPAAGKLLPGDRIVAVDGVTGDPETTSAEIAEHRCPGRQTDGCSAARPVRVDVLRDGQPIELAITPVYDAEAGRARLGFAFGLEPASPGAAEAAGKALDFMWFVTSKTVSTMFHLYEADQRKELSGVAGSYEVTRQAINIGARQAFTLIALISLSLGLINLFPFLPLDGGHIFWSLVEKARGRPVPFRVMERAGIIGFVLIIGLFLLGLSNDLTRLAGEGFNLR